The proteins below come from a single Pandoraea apista genomic window:
- a CDS encoding recombinase-like helix-turn-helix domain-containing protein, with protein MDRYLEPHQARRHEPTQYESLLGDAIERAYAAGTHDLAGLVAYLNRTGPGPQEGDVWTEAVYTAQIARMAEE; from the coding sequence ATGGACCGTTATCTCGAACCGCATCAAGCGCGTCGTCATGAGCCGACGCAATACGAAAGCCTGCTGGGCGACGCCATCGAGCGTGCCTACGCCGCCGGCACGCACGACCTGGCGGGTCTCGTGGCGTATTTGAATCGCACCGGACCTGGCCCGCAGGAAGGCGACGTGTGGACGGAAGCCGTCTACACCGCGCAGATTGCCCGAATGGCAGAAGAGTAA
- a CDS encoding ABC transporter substrate-binding protein: protein MLSIFRASLARRARQAAGLCAVAALTSLAAPVMAQPATQQITYLLPAPANLPAFAPLMLAEKKGYYAAEGLSVRWLTVQGGADVGKQLASGNGDLGGGLGDTPIVLRPNGIPIKGVALLGGRTLHQLVVRDDANIKSPADLKGKTITVLAYQDTGFYATLGLLASAGLTRNDARIQGAGPAGVWQQVATGKAEAMVGTPEWAQNIEDAGVKITMTSTDKYFPGMAQAILASDKTIAEKPEMIRKFVRATIKSVAEIMRDPASAAKEYCAAVPAYKGKEAEIEKILTYYARNVYPGQQRLGAFDPARVIKLQDFYAQEKVIREKSNPTDLYTNQFVQ, encoded by the coding sequence ATGTTGTCGATTTTCCGTGCATCGTTGGCGCGCCGCGCGCGCCAAGCCGCAGGCCTGTGTGCCGTGGCCGCACTCACGAGTCTGGCGGCGCCGGTCATGGCCCAGCCGGCGACCCAGCAGATCACCTATCTGCTGCCGGCACCGGCCAACCTGCCGGCCTTCGCGCCGCTGATGCTGGCCGAGAAGAAGGGCTACTACGCCGCTGAAGGGCTGTCGGTGCGCTGGCTGACCGTGCAAGGCGGCGCCGACGTCGGCAAGCAACTCGCCTCTGGCAACGGCGATCTGGGCGGTGGCCTGGGCGACACGCCGATCGTGTTGCGCCCGAACGGTATTCCCATCAAGGGCGTGGCACTGCTCGGCGGGCGCACGCTGCACCAGTTGGTCGTGCGCGACGACGCGAACATCAAGTCGCCGGCCGATCTGAAAGGCAAGACGATCACGGTGCTCGCCTATCAGGACACGGGCTTCTACGCCACGCTCGGCCTGCTCGCTTCTGCGGGGCTCACGCGCAACGACGCACGTATTCAGGGCGCAGGCCCGGCGGGCGTATGGCAGCAAGTGGCCACGGGCAAGGCCGAAGCCATGGTGGGCACGCCGGAGTGGGCGCAGAACATCGAAGATGCGGGTGTGAAGATCACCATGACGTCGACCGACAAGTACTTCCCGGGCATGGCGCAGGCGATTCTGGCATCGGACAAGACCATTGCCGAGAAGCCGGAGATGATTCGCAAGTTCGTTCGCGCCACGATCAAGTCGGTGGCAGAGATCATGCGTGACCCGGCGTCGGCGGCGAAGGAGTACTGCGCAGCGGTGCCGGCCTACAAGGGTAAGGAAGCGGAGATCGAGAAGATCCTCACGTATTACGCCCGCAACGTCTATCCGGGCCAGCAGCGACTGGGCGCGTTCGATCCGGCGCGCGTGATCAAGCTCCAGGACTTCTACGCGCAGGAAAAGGTGATCCGTGAGAAGTCGAATCCGACGGATCTCTACACTAACCAGTTCGTGCAATAA